A single Stutzerimonas stutzeri DNA region contains:
- a CDS encoding sensor domain-containing diguanylate cyclase translates to MPFATLFRVDLRRLIVMLAILSGLVTLGISFYASYQVQRESLIDSTLEANRAYAAKLADGTETFFVSVQQQLRYSADILAEQFDDETLDREVERLRLQTNSFNIVVVTDARSTVRAISPSHSQLVGYQLDTPGAVEALKEQKPIISSPYTSALGTLVISISQPILGKDGAYLGYIGGVISLKEPNILKSMLGEHFYQDGSYLYAIDQHRRLLYHPDPKRLGTLVGDNAVIDRVIGGESGSQRVINSRGQDMLAGFAAVPTARWGIVAQRPTAATLHPLDDLMLEVLRQTAPLALLTFVAVWWLSALISRPLWQLAKSAGGMDAPTSAERIQRIRSWYFEAAQLKRAMQIGINLLHQRIGKLNLDAQTDPLTGLHNRRGLTLALDALSAEGHSFAVVALDIDHFKRINDTYGHDVGDEVILHLAQLMTTCSRGADTLCRSGGEEFLMLLPDTNLESAFRVAERLRHCVEQEQMPQVGHITISLGIAVWPIHADSIERVFKLADGALYLAKQNGRNRSEVAELDQDATDLSSLDR, encoded by the coding sequence ATGCCCTTTGCCACTCTGTTTCGCGTAGACCTGCGGCGGCTGATAGTGATGCTGGCGATCCTCAGTGGACTGGTCACGCTGGGCATCAGCTTCTACGCGAGCTACCAGGTACAGCGTGAGTCCCTCATTGACAGCACGCTGGAAGCCAATCGGGCCTATGCGGCCAAGCTGGCCGACGGTACCGAAACCTTTTTCGTTTCGGTACAGCAGCAACTGCGATACAGCGCCGACATCCTGGCCGAGCAGTTCGATGACGAAACGCTCGATCGAGAGGTCGAACGGCTGCGGTTGCAAACCAACAGTTTCAACATCGTCGTCGTCACCGATGCGCGGAGCACGGTCCGGGCCATCTCGCCCAGCCACTCGCAGCTGGTCGGTTATCAGCTGGATACACCCGGCGCCGTGGAAGCCCTGAAAGAACAGAAGCCGATCATCAGCAGCCCCTACACCTCGGCGCTCGGCACGCTGGTCATCTCGATCTCGCAACCGATCCTGGGCAAGGACGGCGCCTACCTCGGCTACATCGGTGGGGTCATCAGCCTCAAGGAGCCGAACATCCTGAAGAGCATGCTCGGCGAGCATTTCTACCAGGACGGCTCTTATCTGTACGCCATCGACCAGCATCGACGGCTGCTCTACCACCCGGACCCCAAGCGGCTCGGCACCCTGGTTGGCGACAATGCGGTCATCGACCGGGTTATCGGCGGTGAGTCGGGCAGCCAGCGGGTCATCAACAGCCGCGGGCAGGACATGCTCGCCGGTTTTGCCGCGGTGCCGACCGCCCGTTGGGGCATCGTCGCGCAACGGCCGACCGCGGCGACGCTCCACCCGCTCGACGACCTGATGCTCGAAGTTTTGCGCCAGACAGCGCCCCTCGCCCTGCTCACCTTCGTTGCGGTCTGGTGGTTGTCGGCACTGATTTCGCGCCCGTTGTGGCAGTTGGCCAAGAGCGCAGGCGGGATGGATGCGCCAACCAGCGCGGAACGCATCCAGCGAATCCGCTCCTGGTACTTCGAAGCCGCTCAACTCAAACGCGCCATGCAGATCGGCATCAATCTGCTGCACCAACGCATCGGCAAGCTCAACCTCGATGCCCAGACCGATCCCTTGACCGGCCTGCATAACCGCCGCGGCCTCACGCTCGCGCTCGACGCACTGAGCGCCGAAGGGCATTCGTTCGCTGTCGTTGCCCTGGACATCGACCATTTCAAGCGCATCAACGACACCTACGGTCACGACGTGGGCGACGAGGTCATCCTGCACCTCGCGCAACTGATGACGACCTGCTCGCGCGGCGCGGACACATTGTGTCGAAGTGGCGGCGAAGAGTTCCTGATGCTGTTGCCCGACACCAACCTTGAATCGGCGTTTCGGGTCGCTGAGCGCTTGCGCCACTGCGTCGAGCAGGAACAGATGCCCCAGGTGGGGCACATCACCATTTCCCTCGGCATCGCGGTCTGGCCCATACACGCCGACAGCATCGAGCGGGTGTTCAAACTGGCCGACGGCGCGCTGTACCTGGCCAAGCAGAACGGACGAAATCGCTCCGAGGTCGCCGAACTGGACCAGGATGCGACGGACCTTTCCAGCCTCGACCGATGA
- a CDS encoding STAS domain-containing protein: MAALQQRTLNLIATKQQELLQRWTADLEASGAYRNIKADEFHQQTSDFIRLLMAGASQTDSNDLRASSWEEMRLFLEKLSHSHVLLGFDSQQTAGFIFSLKRPMMPLLQGEYADEPAVLAEQLWALSELIDQLGLHTVRTFQKSREAVIKRQQEELLELSTPVVKLWDGVLALPMIGTLDSQRTQVVMESLLQRIVDTGSEIAIIDITGVPTVDTLVAQHLLKTVTAIRLMGADCIISGVRPQIAQTIVHLGLDLQGIVTKASLADALALALRRSGLTVSKAV; this comes from the coding sequence ATGGCCGCATTGCAACAGCGAACCCTGAACCTCATTGCCACCAAACAGCAGGAACTGCTCCAGCGCTGGACCGCCGATCTCGAGGCCAGCGGTGCGTACCGCAACATCAAGGCCGACGAGTTTCACCAGCAGACGAGCGATTTCATCCGCCTGCTGATGGCTGGCGCAAGCCAAACCGATTCCAACGATCTCAGGGCTTCGAGCTGGGAAGAGATGCGGCTGTTCCTGGAAAAGCTGTCCCACAGCCACGTGCTGCTGGGCTTCGATTCACAGCAGACCGCCGGCTTCATCTTTTCCCTCAAGCGCCCGATGATGCCATTGCTGCAGGGCGAATACGCCGATGAGCCGGCAGTGCTCGCCGAGCAGCTCTGGGCCCTTTCCGAGCTGATCGACCAGCTTGGCCTGCACACCGTGCGCACCTTCCAGAAGTCGCGCGAGGCGGTCATCAAGCGTCAGCAGGAAGAGCTGCTGGAACTCTCCACCCCGGTCGTCAAGCTCTGGGACGGCGTGCTGGCCTTGCCGATGATCGGAACCCTCGACTCGCAACGCACCCAGGTCGTGATGGAATCGTTGCTGCAACGCATCGTCGATACCGGCTCGGAAATTGCCATCATCGACATCACCGGTGTGCCAACCGTCGACACCCTCGTCGCCCAGCACCTGCTCAAGACCGTAACGGCCATTCGCCTGATGGGTGCCGATTGCATCATCAGCGGCGTGCGGCCGCAGATCGCCCAGACCATCGTGCACCTGGGCCTCGACCTGCAAGGGATTGTCACCAAGGCTTCGCTCGCCGACGCGCTGGCGCTTGCCCTGCGCCGCTCCGGGCTCACTGTCAGCAAGGCGGTCTAA
- a CDS encoding acyltransferase family protein yields the protein MDVTSTQRDANNFDFLRLFAASAVVIGHCYWLSGAGDIEPVRLFTGSMDTADIAVNLFFVMSGFLIAGSWMNSRSALDFAAKRALRIFPALGVSILFTTLVIGPLATRLPLDDYLLDNQTLRYLGNMVLVTQFHLPGVFSDNPFPVTVNGSVWTLPYEVLMYASLMVMGLIKAFGRVTVLAVPAALMLIHFHLAPGLGLDSDILRKSTRLGMFFFFGSALYLYRPHLPWNWKIALGLLSLSLLTARTELWLYTHVLTLPYLTIYLAHLQVPALSGFGRYGDFSYGIYIFSFPIQQLLMHWFSPQLPLGAFMAISLLASVGVAVLSWHWMESPALRLKRYLPGARNGVSRANLSPAP from the coding sequence ATGGACGTCACATCGACTCAGCGTGACGCGAACAACTTCGACTTCCTGCGATTGTTTGCCGCCTCTGCGGTCGTTATCGGCCACTGCTACTGGCTGTCGGGGGCAGGCGATATCGAGCCGGTACGGCTGTTCACCGGATCGATGGATACCGCCGACATCGCCGTGAACCTGTTCTTCGTGATGAGCGGTTTTCTGATCGCCGGCTCTTGGATGAACAGCCGCAGTGCGCTGGACTTCGCCGCCAAACGTGCGCTTCGCATTTTCCCGGCGCTGGGCGTATCGATCCTGTTCACCACCCTCGTCATCGGCCCGCTGGCGACCCGCCTGCCGCTGGACGACTACCTGCTCGACAACCAGACGTTGCGCTACCTGGGCAACATGGTGCTGGTCACGCAATTTCATCTACCCGGCGTCTTCAGCGACAACCCCTTCCCCGTCACCGTCAACGGATCGGTCTGGACGTTGCCCTACGAAGTGCTGATGTACGCCTCGCTGATGGTCATGGGCCTGATCAAGGCGTTCGGCCGAGTCACCGTGCTGGCCGTGCCCGCCGCATTGATGTTGATTCATTTCCATCTCGCGCCAGGCCTGGGGCTGGACAGCGACATTCTGCGCAAGTCCACCCGGCTGGGGATGTTCTTTTTTTTCGGCTCGGCGCTGTACCTGTACCGCCCCCATCTGCCATGGAACTGGAAGATCGCACTCGGCCTGCTCAGCCTGTCGCTGCTGACCGCCAGAACGGAGCTGTGGCTGTATACCCATGTGCTGACGCTGCCGTACCTGACGATCTACCTGGCACACCTGCAGGTGCCGGCGCTCTCCGGATTCGGACGATATGGCGACTTCTCCTACGGCATCTACATCTTCAGCTTTCCGATCCAACAACTGCTGATGCACTGGTTCAGCCCGCAATTGCCGCTGGGCGCGTTCATGGCGATCAGCCTGCTGGCAAGCGTTGGCGTTGCCGTGTTGTCCTGGCATTGGATGGAATCTCCGGCATTACGGCTGAAACGCTACCTGCCCGGGGCTCGCAACGGCGTCAGCCGAGCGAATCTCAGCCCGGCGCCCTGA
- a CDS encoding STAS domain-containing protein, with amino-acid sequence MERIPILRMGDFLLVTIQVDMHDQLALTLQDDLAERISATSARAVLIDISALDMVDSFIGRMISSISGLSRIMDAETVVVGMQPAVAITLVELGLTLQGVSTALNVEKGMQLLHKRMADQ; translated from the coding sequence ATGGAGCGTATTCCGATTTTGCGGATGGGTGACTTCCTGCTCGTCACCATCCAGGTCGATATGCATGACCAACTGGCACTGACCCTCCAGGACGACCTGGCCGAACGGATCAGCGCAACCTCGGCCCGCGCCGTACTGATCGATATTTCCGCACTGGACATGGTCGATTCGTTCATTGGCCGAATGATCAGTTCGATCTCCGGGCTTTCCCGGATCATGGACGCCGAAACCGTGGTCGTCGGCATGCAGCCAGCGGTCGCGATCACGCTCGTCGAACTGGGCCTGACGCTCCAGGGCGTCAGCACCGCGCTCAATGTCGAGAAAGGCATGCAACTGCTTCACAAGCGGATGGCCGATCAATGA
- a CDS encoding glycosyltransferase: MTLKTTVVTVTYGDRLAYLLQLIERALAFVEINEVIVVSNAALAPLDPLPERWPGKVRVIELQHNTGSANGYAVALEAALAGGADYIWMMDDDNAPTAAAVTILHRELARLGGLLGPDRVAVLGYRATQQADIAQGVPARYVLQPRSSYFGFHIAQLPFKLWRRLPWGKKPGKRPASISLPFAPYGGMLAHRSLYQRIGMPLKELVLYVDDTEYTRRITARGGRLFMFTDAVIDELEQSWNIKARTRNIYETFLLGDSDFRAYYAARNQAWFDKNVWAASPRLHRLNRAIFLTLLRLIARLRNSRDRLAILEQAIRDGESGDLGMSKLFPLR; encoded by the coding sequence ATGACCCTGAAAACAACCGTGGTGACCGTGACCTATGGCGATCGGCTGGCCTATCTGCTGCAGCTGATCGAACGCGCCCTGGCGTTCGTCGAAATCAACGAAGTGATCGTCGTGAGCAACGCGGCCCTCGCGCCGCTGGACCCGTTGCCGGAACGCTGGCCTGGCAAGGTCCGAGTGATCGAACTGCAACACAACACCGGCTCGGCCAATGGCTATGCCGTGGCGCTCGAAGCCGCGCTGGCCGGCGGCGCCGATTACATCTGGATGATGGACGACGACAACGCGCCGACGGCTGCCGCTGTGACGATCCTGCATCGCGAACTGGCGCGCCTTGGCGGCCTGCTCGGTCCGGATCGGGTCGCGGTACTGGGCTATCGGGCCACCCAGCAGGCCGACATCGCCCAAGGTGTCCCGGCGCGCTACGTGCTCCAGCCTCGCTCCAGCTATTTCGGCTTTCATATCGCCCAGTTGCCCTTCAAGCTCTGGCGCCGACTCCCTTGGGGCAAGAAGCCCGGCAAGCGGCCCGCGAGCATCAGCCTGCCGTTCGCGCCCTACGGCGGCATGCTTGCGCATCGCAGCCTGTACCAGCGCATCGGCATGCCCCTCAAAGAGCTGGTGCTCTACGTCGACGACACCGAGTACACCCGGCGCATCACCGCACGTGGCGGGCGCCTGTTCATGTTCACCGATGCGGTGATCGACGAACTCGAGCAGTCCTGGAACATCAAGGCCCGCACTCGCAACATCTACGAAACCTTCCTGCTCGGCGACTCGGACTTCCGCGCCTATTACGCCGCACGCAACCAGGCCTGGTTCGACAAGAACGTCTGGGCCGCGTCGCCTCGGCTGCATCGCCTCAATCGCGCCATCTTTCTCACCCTGCTGCGCCTGATCGCCCGGTTGCGCAATTCGCGAGATCGCCTGGCGATCCTCGAGCAAGCCATTCGCGACGGTGAGAGCGGCGACCTGGGCATGAGCAAGCTCTTTCCTTTGCGTTGA
- a CDS encoding glycosyltransferase family 4 protein: MKIAIVHDWLVTYAGAERVLAGLLETWPEADLFAVIDFLSDEDRISLGGKRATTTFIQQLPKAKTHYQKYLPLMPLAIEQLDMSAYDLVISSSHAVAKGVLTGPNQLHISYVHSPIRYAWDLQHQYLHEASLERGFKAKLARMLLHYMRMWDQRTASGVDEFIANSHFIGRRINKSYRRTSTVIYPPVDTRQFTLYAQKEDFYLTASRMVPYKRIPMIVEAFSRMPDKKLIVIGTGPEMEKAKELATPNVTLMGYQNFSVLLHYMQRARAFVFAAEEDFGIAPIEAQACGTPVIAYGRGGVLETVRGIDHVEPTGVFYPEQTPESLIAAIAEFESEAHHILPDACRTSAERFSTERFRQEIKTFVDTRVREVSLLQGQDALLHRPSVTPASVTPVYPAAVPMKQA; this comes from the coding sequence CTGTCCGATGAGGATCGGATCAGCCTCGGCGGCAAGCGCGCCACCACCACCTTCATCCAACAACTGCCCAAGGCGAAGACGCACTATCAGAAATACCTGCCCCTGATGCCGCTGGCCATCGAGCAGCTCGACATGTCGGCCTATGACCTGGTGATCTCCAGCAGTCACGCCGTGGCGAAGGGCGTGCTCACCGGACCGAACCAGTTGCATATCAGCTATGTGCATTCGCCGATCCGCTACGCCTGGGACCTGCAGCACCAGTACTTGCACGAGGCCAGCCTGGAGCGCGGCTTCAAGGCTAAACTGGCGCGCATGCTGCTGCACTACATGCGCATGTGGGACCAGCGCACCGCCAGCGGCGTGGACGAATTCATCGCCAACTCGCATTTCATCGGCCGGCGTATCAACAAGAGCTATCGGCGTACCTCCACGGTGATCTACCCGCCCGTCGACACCCGCCAGTTCACGCTCTACGCGCAAAAAGAGGATTTTTACCTGACCGCCTCGCGGATGGTGCCCTACAAGCGCATTCCAATGATCGTCGAGGCCTTTTCGCGGATGCCGGACAAGAAGCTGATCGTGATCGGCACCGGCCCCGAAATGGAAAAGGCAAAAGAACTCGCGACGCCGAACGTGACCCTGATGGGTTATCAGAATTTTTCGGTGCTCCTGCATTACATGCAACGCGCCCGCGCCTTCGTGTTTGCCGCCGAGGAAGATTTCGGCATCGCGCCCATCGAGGCGCAAGCCTGTGGCACACCAGTCATCGCCTATGGCAGAGGGGGTGTACTCGAAACGGTGCGGGGTATCGACCACGTGGAGCCGACCGGCGTGTTCTATCCGGAGCAAACGCCCGAGTCGCTGATCGCTGCGATTGCAGAGTTCGAGTCCGAAGCGCATCACATTCTGCCCGACGCCTGTCGCACCAGTGCGGAGCGTTTTTCAACCGAACGATTCAGGCAGGAGATCAAAACCTTCGTCGATACTAGGGTTCGAGAGGTTTCGTTGCTTCAAGGGCAGGACGCGCTATTGCATCGACCCAGCGTAACCCCGGCAAGCGTCACGCCGGTGTACCCCGCGGCGGTTCCAATGAAGCAGGCCTGA